One genomic region from Indicator indicator isolate 239-I01 chromosome 7, UM_Iind_1.1, whole genome shotgun sequence encodes:
- the LOC128967956 gene encoding dual specificity protein phosphatase 13-like, with translation MSGVEALGSQGPEGAGTCMEGIPSLKEIEQLLNTGRPSCNHVDEVWPNLFLGDLVTAHNRFILWKMGVTHVLNAAHGTTYSHGGQDFYGATIDYYGVPAHDLPSFDISQFFFSAAQFIHNALNTPGAKILVHCAVGVSRSASLVLAYLMIKHHLPLVEAIKTVKEHRWISPNRGFLKHLQNLDIQLRQKKDC, from the exons ATGTCTGGGGTGGAGGCGCTGGGCTCACAGGGACCTGAAGGTGCCGGGACATGCATGGAGGGCATCCCCTCCCTTAAAGAAATTGAGCAGCTCCTGAACACTGGGCGGCCCTCTTGCAACCATGTTGATGAAGTGTGGCCTAATCTCTTTTTAGGAGACCT AGTTACAGCTCACAACAGATTTATTCTGTGGAAGATGGGTGTGACCCATGTTTTAAACGCTGCCCACGGCACAACATACAGCCACGGAGGCCAGGACTTTTATGGTGCAACTATTGATTATTATGGTGTACCAGCCCATGACCTCCCAAGCTTTGATATAAGCcaattctttttctctgcagcaCAATTTATCCACAATGCTTTGAACACGCCAGGAG CTAAAATCTTGGTGCATTGTGCAGTTGGAGTAAGCAGGTCAGCTTCCCTGGTCCTAGCATATCTCATGATAAAACACCACCTCCCATTGGTTGAAGCCATCAAAACAGTGAAGGAACATCGATGGATTTCACCCAATCGTGGCTTTCTGAAACACCTGCAAAATCTGGATATTCAGCTACGGCAAAAGAAGGACTGCTGA